One part of the Magallana gigas chromosome 5, xbMagGiga1.1, whole genome shotgun sequence genome encodes these proteins:
- the LOC105337377 gene encoding probable palmitoyltransferase ZDHHC24, whose product MAIARSVKVEIPTNEAEEDEPSTLMGKWRKHYEEKKREGHQSRRMLYLCWALWVFQTPTQPYMAFAHIIPYIMYEFTDWTQYYVKVIYIFCVIQTLGNLVCVTLYSTRYVKTRDRPEAQEVRERWENAPDQFGLPMAEVPNGHLPDNGGIPWSYCDKCDMMKPPRAHHCKVCKACILKRDHHCFVIGTCVGHYNQRYFVVLTFYAIIVGFGGVVLTACYLSMLYWPEAVWTDFLLPVAIYRGLFGAMKGYIAIMIVHLYTASFIGLFGLLYFTSQLIIVTKGVTLYELAKNVPIRNNKSTNANFVEVFGNFWFLNFIFPMTIMFPLENDGTTWKGIKLDHNSNYQGSDVE is encoded by the coding sequence ATGGCGATAGCCAGGAGCGTGAAAGTGGAGATACCGACAAACGAAGCGGAAGAAGACGAACCGAGCACACTGATGGGAAAATGGCGGAAACACTACGAGGAGAAGAAGCGGGAGGGCCACCAGTCGCGGAGGATGCTGTACCTGTGCTGGGCATTGTGGGTATTCCAGACGCCTACACAGCCGTACATGGCGTTCGCTCACATCATTCCATACATCATGTATGAGTTCACGGACTGGACTCAATATTATGTCAAGGTCATCTACATATTTTGTGTGATTCAGACGCTAGGCAATCTGGTGTGTGTCACGCTATACAGTACACGCTATGTGAAGACACGAGACAGGCCCGAGGCCCAGGAAGTGAGGGAGCGATGGGAGAACGCCCCCGATCAGTTCGGTTTGCCAATGGCGGAAGTTCCCAACGGGCACCTGCCGGATAATGGCGGAATTCCGTGGTCTTACTGTGATAAGTGTGATATGATGAAACCGCCGAGAGCACATCATTGCAAGGTTTGTAAAGCCTGCATACTGAAGAGGGACCATCATTGTTTTGTTATTGGGACCTGTGTGGGTCATTATAATCAGCGGTATTTTGTGGTTTTGACGTTTTACGCAATCATTGTGGGATTTGGCGGCGTTGTGTTGACTGCCTGCTATCTGAGCATGTTATACTGGCCGGAAGCTGTGTGGACGGACTTCCTACTTCCTGTTGCTATATATAGAGGGCTATTTGGGGCGATGAAAGGTTACATCGCAATTATGATTGTCCATCTTTACACTGCGTCGTTTATAGGACTCTTTGGACTGTTATATTTTACATCTCAGCTAATAATAGTAACAAAAGGCGTGACGTTATATGAACTCGCCAAAAACGTACCAATCAGGAACAACAAATCAACCAATGCCAACTTTGTGGAGGTGTTCGGGAACTTCTGGTTCTTAAACTTCATCTTCCCGATGACGATTATGTTCCCCCTGGAAAATGACGGCACCACGTGGAAGGGCATTAAACTGGATCACAACAGTAACTATCAGGGCTCTGACGTAGAATAG